The nucleotide sequence TCCTTCGCGGGCTCGCTCACGTAGCCTGCCATGAACAGACCGAGAACCGGCTTGCCGTTGTTGACCTCCTTAACCGCCCTCACGACGCCCTCCGCGTGCTCAGTCGGCGTCATGCCCGCGAAGGTCGGAACGACACAGATGCTTATCAGCATGTCAACGTTGGGGTCTTCGAGGAGAAGCTTTGCCGTTTTGTAGTAGTCCTCTCCCCTGGCGGAGGCTATCATGTCGACCGGGTTCTTGACTGCCGCCATCGGCGGAAGGAACGAGCGAAGTCCCTCGATGGTCTCCTCTTCGAGGTTGGCCAGCTTCAGCCCGCGCTTGTCTATCTCGTCCGCGGTGAGAACTCCCGGTCCGCCGGCGTTGGTCATTATGGCGACGCGGGTTCCCTTCGGCAGGGGCTGGGTGAAAGCGCGAGCCATGCTGAGCATGTCGTCTATCGTGTCCGCGACGATTATTCCGCTCTGCTTGAAGGCCGCCTCGTATATCTTGTACGAGCCGGCGAGTGAACCTGTGTGGGAAGATGCCGCTCTCGCTCCGCTCTCGCTCTTGCCAGCTTTGAGAACTATGACCGGCTTCTTCTTGGTGGCGCGCTTGGCTATCTCCATGAAAGCCCTTCCGTTCTTCAGACCCTCGATGTAAAGCGCGATTGCCTTGTCCTCCTCCGTATCGGCGAGGTACTCCATGAACTCGGCGAAGTCAACATCCGCCATGTTGCCTATGCTGACGAACTTGGAGAAGCCTATTCCTTCCTTGACGGTCTTGTAGATTATGCCCGCTCCGAGGGCACCGCTCTGGCTTATGAAGGCTATGTCTCCCTTCTTCGCGTTGGTCACGAAGGTGGCGTTCATGGCGTTGTGGGTGTTCATTATACCGACACAGTTGGGGCCGACTATGCGCATGCCGTATTTGTGGGCTATCTCAACGAGCTCGCGCTCCTCCCTCTTGCCCTCCTCGCCGACCTCACCGAAGCCCGCCGTGATGAGGATTATTCCTTTGACACCCTTCTCTCCGCAGTCCTCTATGGTACCCTTGACGAAGCGCTTCGGAACGACGACAACGGCCAGGTCAACCTCGTCCGGAATGTCCTTCACGTTCTTGTAAGCCTTGACGCCCTGAACGACCTCGTCCTTGACGTTCACAGGATAAACCTTGCCGTCTTTGTAATCCTTGAGGTTCTTGAAGACCTCATAGCCAAGCTTGAGCGGGTCGTTGGATGCTCCGATAACCGCTATAGCCTTTGGCTTGAAGAAGTAATCAAACGTCATCACATCACCGGCCTAAACTCGGCGGAATTCTATATAAGCTTTCCTAAAAAGGACAGCGAGGTAAATATGGGCATGGTAGAGGAAAAGTAAAGCCCCGATGGGCTAAAAAGGACATCAATGGATAAAAACAAAACTCAGGCGGTGGTGGCTGCCTCCTTGGGCTTCAGGGCGTAGGTCGCTATCACCGCAACCACAGCGGTCACGATGAAGGTCATGAGCCTTGCCGAGACGACCTTCTCAAGCCCCGAGCTGATCCAGAAGATGGTGAACAGCAGTCCCGTTACGATGGTCGGCGGGACGGCCCTTCCGTGGAACCTCTTCCAGAACAGCGTCATTATGACTATCACAGAGAAGGTGTCGCCTATTCCGGCCCAGGTGTAGCCGACGATGGTGTAGATGAGCTTTGACGGCACGAGGTAGGCGGTAACGAGTGCTATGACACCCAGGGCGACGGTGGTGATCCTCGAAAGCTTAAGGCTCCTCTTCGGATCGAAGTCCTCCTTGTAGACGAAGGGCTTGAGCAGGTTCTCCGAGAGCTCGGTGGCGGAGAGTATGAGCAGCGAGTCAGCCGTCGAGAGCATGGCCGCTATCGCGCCGGTTATGAATATCGCCGCGAGGAATGGCGGGAACAGCTTCAGCATGACCGAGGGCATAACGGCCTCCTGGTCCTCGAGGCCGGTCGGGCCGAAGATGGCTATTCCAATCCATCCTATGAGGAGGGCACCGATGTAGGCCAGTATGGTCCAGCTGACGCCGACGTTCCTGGCGAGTTTGGCGTTCTTCTCGTCCTTGATTGCCATGAACCTGATGCTGAGCTGGGGCATTCCACCAAGGTAGCCGAAGAACCATGAGAACTCTGCTATGACGAAGACGAACGCGGCGCCACCTACGAGTCCCCCGAGGATTGTGGAGTACTCGGGCCCGGACATCTCTAGGGCGCTGGAAACGGAGTGAGCGAAAACATCCGGGTGGTTGGCGATGTAGACGAGGCCGACTATTGGCGCTATGGTGAGGGTGAGTATCATGACTATCGCCTGGACGGTGTCCGTGTACGCGACGCTCTTGAGGCCTCCGAGGACGGTGTAGGGCAGGATTATCACCGCGGTTATCAGCATTCCGATCTTTGGATCAACGCCGAAGAGAGCGTTCAGCGTCTTTCCGCCGCCGAGGAACTGGGCACCGACGTAGAAGAAAAAGAAGAACACCACAGTAACGCTGCCGAGGATTCTTATCCACTTCTCGGCGTCGGAGTGGCGCCTGGCGATGTAGTCGATGAACGTTGTCGCGTCGTACTTCTCGGCCTCCCTCCTGAGCCTTCCAGCGAAGACGGTCCACGCCACGATGATACCGGCCACACATCCAACTGCAACCCATATCGCTGAGAGACCGGCGGCATAGGCGAAACCGGGGAGGCCCAGGAGTGCCCACGCGGATTCACCTGTGGCGCGCTCTGAGAGTGCCGCTATCCAGCCCGGAAGCTGCCTGCCTGCGATGGCGAAGTCCTTGCCGCTCTTTGCCTTCCTTCCCTGATAAACTCCGAACCCTATCAAAAACGAAAGGTACAGAACCAGAACAATCAGTATTTGGGTCTGGCCCTCCACTATTGAATCACCGCTCATATTCAACACTGTTCATGTTTATAAACCTTGCCCTTTTTTGTACAAAGATGTATTTTTATGTCCTATGAAAGCACATTCTGTTACATTGTACTTCAGTTACTACCTCTGTTACCATACTCTACAGCCCTCGTAATTTGAGCTGAGGGGGAGTGGCCGTACCGTTCGGTGACGGTTGCCCCGGCCACAACCCGAAAGACTTAAGTTAGTCCAGGTTATTATATCCGCGGGGGTGGTTTCATGGTGAAGGTGAGGTTTCTGGGCCACGCTGCCTTTCTGATAGAGGGGAGCAAGAGGAT is from Thermococcus celericrescens and encodes:
- a CDS encoding acetate--CoA ligase family protein — translated: MTFDYFFKPKAIAVIGASNDPLKLGYEVFKNLKDYKDGKVYPVNVKDEVVQGVKAYKNVKDIPDEVDLAVVVVPKRFVKGTIEDCGEKGVKGIILITAGFGEVGEEGKREERELVEIAHKYGMRIVGPNCVGIMNTHNAMNATFVTNAKKGDIAFISQSGALGAGIIYKTVKEGIGFSKFVSIGNMADVDFAEFMEYLADTEEDKAIALYIEGLKNGRAFMEIAKRATKKKPVIVLKAGKSESGARAASSHTGSLAGSYKIYEAAFKQSGIIVADTIDDMLSMARAFTQPLPKGTRVAIMTNAGGPGVLTADEIDKRGLKLANLEEETIEGLRSFLPPMAAVKNPVDMIASARGEDYYKTAKLLLEDPNVDMLISICVVPTFAGMTPTEHAEGVVRAVKEVNNGKPVLGLFMAGYVSEPAKEVLEKAGIPSYERPEDVAAAAYALVEFAKAKGVLKEEE
- a CDS encoding sodium/proline symporter, coding for MSGDSIVEGQTQILIVLVLYLSFLIGFGVYQGRKAKSGKDFAIAGRQLPGWIAALSERATGESAWALLGLPGFAYAAGLSAIWVAVGCVAGIIVAWTVFAGRLRREAEKYDATTFIDYIARRHSDAEKWIRILGSVTVVFFFFFYVGAQFLGGGKTLNALFGVDPKIGMLITAVIILPYTVLGGLKSVAYTDTVQAIVMILTLTIAPIVGLVYIANHPDVFAHSVSSALEMSGPEYSTILGGLVGGAAFVFVIAEFSWFFGYLGGMPQLSIRFMAIKDEKNAKLARNVGVSWTILAYIGALLIGWIGIAIFGPTGLEDQEAVMPSVMLKLFPPFLAAIFITGAIAAMLSTADSLLILSATELSENLLKPFVYKEDFDPKRSLKLSRITTVALGVIALVTAYLVPSKLIYTIVGYTWAGIGDTFSVIVIMTLFWKRFHGRAVPPTIVTGLLFTIFWISSGLEKVVSARLMTFIVTAVVAVIATYALKPKEAATTA